The sequence TTTAATCATTCTAACCCTGTCTATGTCCTATTGAAAGATATCCGAATACAATATTCCTGATAGGTAAACCTACTTATATATCGATTTCAGTAATATGTTTTTAGTTtggtgtatttatatattggacgaataaattatttttcttgtGTTCGGTTACAAAACAATGTTTgaatttgtatgtatgtacattgtacatggtaaaacttaaatattacagatttgAGATAAAGAACTTTCAATATCGCGCAGCACAAGAGTGGTTCTCGGTTTTCGGTTCCAAATCTGAATTACAGAAGAAGTGTCCAGAACTGGAAAATAAGATTGTTATGGAAAGACTTTTAGATTAATTGTTAAATAATTACAGTTATGAACGGACTTTAATACATATAACACACTGACCTTAAAAAATATGCGGTTTCTTTTGGTGTTCTTTGTTTAAGAATCTAAAATCTCAAAATTAAGTCTCACCAATagaaaagtttaaaaaacCGAAAATTCTTCAGACGtcaaaaatatagaaaaagcttcaaaaGAGATGGAATTCAACACCCAGAATGGAAGGAAACTGCAGTTCAATAGGaagtaatataaaaataattaaaaattctttAGGATTATAAATCGTAACTCAACAGCACAATTGAACTGGACAACTAAAACGAATGGAACTTCATTACTGTAAAACAAATAACCAATAAAGTAGTCTGAACAAAGATTTTACgactaatattttaaatcttttattACCAGTTATTCCCAGtcaagtaaaataaaaatctctaGTAAGTGTAATTTTTAagataattataaaaaaataaatagaaaaaaaaatttgttgtgGATTAATATGTTTCAAATTGGTctactatttttataaaacgcTTCTCGAAGAACTTTTTCGAAAACGATTTTGGAACGATTTATAAATTATGCTAAAAACAAAGGAGCGAGTTAAAGATTCGCCTATTGGTAGGAATTAAACCATACAGCTAAATACGCCCGATACTTACTTCCAAAACCATAATTTTCTAcaattaaaaaatccattacTCTGGTGACTTACAAAAAATTTATTGTATTCATCTTTTTTATAGATACATTTGTTCTAATGGTACATCATAATATCTGTGCTTTGGTACAGACACATATAGGCATCGCAAAAAATACGCTTAGCGTGTTCAGGTAATACTTTATCGTTCGTTGAAGTTTCATTTATAGATCGTGCGCCTTCTTCCGAGAGCCACTGTGTTAATTCTGGAACACACGTAATTTCAGGTATATTGTATCCATTCTGTTCACctgaaataatatttttgtaattaaaAAGGTGAGTGAGGCCAACAAATACAATAAATCCAATATGGGCGCCAAGGAACATCAACAGATTTACTCTGTGAGTTCAGGAGGAATACTGCACTAGTTTGACCTGATCAGAAGACGATCTTATGCTTTTAAATAAGCGGTATATACATTATAGTTTTAAAGCTTATACCTTATAGCTTATGTTAAAATATTAAGTGGGTTTCTTTGAGGCGCAGTACTTATAAGGCTTACCTTTTCTATCAGCCATCGAATCGAAAAAGCACCATGGTGCATCTGGCCCTGACCCAGACTTTACAAACGCCACGTAATGAGACGTTTCTATGCAAACGACGGCAAACAATTCCATGTACAATCGCGGGACAACCATGTGCTCGGCCATGATTCTAAATTCTTTCGGACTGAAGATCTTTTTCGACACATGATTAGTTCTGGAAAAAAGTTGATTGAGTGGTGTACAAGTATTAAATCAATTGAGTTATCAAACCTTTTGGCGTGAGAGTGAAATGTTTTCAGGCATTTGGGACAAAAAGCTGTGCATTCTAGTCCTGATCCAGCTTGCAGACTACCAAAGCAGTCCCGGCACTCGTACTCAGCCAGTTTTCCACACAGAGAGCACTGTCGAGGAGCTAGAAATGTAGacgatatttaatttaaaatataaaaaagttaTTCTGCGAAAACTCACAATTTTCAATAATGTCTGTTACATCAAGTACTTGCGAAGGCAATATGCGTGGATACATCTTATAGTTTTTTCCGAATCGAGGCATTTGAATGATAAAACAAGAAGGAACCTCCTTGAGTTTTATATCCGAAGAGTGAAAGCTTTGTTCAAACAATTGCTGGACACTTGGTAATGTTAACTTTTCATCCTTCTCCACAAATAGTTGGTAAAAATAAGAATCTTGTCCGGAGCTTagctataaataaaataataacttAGTTTTAATGGTAAGCAAATTGTGTATTAACGCACCTTTAAAAATGGTTCAACTCGCATAATTTGTGAGAGCAAACTATTTAGGAACTCTTCAGGATCTTTTTCCTCGCAGGTGAGACCGCTTACAGAACTAAGCTGATCCAACAGTTCGCGAAGTTTCATCACACGATCAGATCGAACAAACACGTTCTTTCGCAATGGATTGACGATTTCATCGCGCAAAACCTTCTGAACTTCACTGTAATGACGAATGTCCTGAAATAAATGATAATAAATACATTGAAAAACTAGAAAATGTAAATATCTTACTTGTGGTCCCGGATGTCTGTACAGAATGGAATCAAATACGCTGGTGAACGTGAACATGGAAAATAGTGTTGCATCAAGATAGCAGGAATTATGGTGTCCTTGTATTCCCTTAAACTTTCCACAAATGCTTGCCAGCTCTTCAGAGTTGTGGATTTctacaaacaaataaaatcgTATCTAAAGTTATTGTCTTTCAAGTATGCTTTGATTTCAGAGCTTACCCAATGGAGGTATCGAACCATAAATGGCGGGACAGTCAGCGACACCAAACTTTTTTGCATGGTTATTGGAAACTCGGTTTGCAGATATACTATTATCCACATCAGCAAATCGTCGGTCAGCCGTGCATCTGTTGGCTGGTACAAAAATAGCTCGACCATCGTGGCAAGTAAATAAGCTAGaacaaaaggaaaacaaatGATAAATTGTAGTATTTACATTGTACACATGCATCTTCAAGAGTTCTGTTTAAGCAAACGAATTCAATAACAATCACTgccaattaaaaacaaagacaGCGATTtcttaatttgaattttttctgCACATATGATTGTATATAGAATGCTATAAGAAAATCATACCGAACGCCATTATGCCTCCCATCCGATGTCACAACATTTTTCAAGTTCGATTCGTCTTCAGCCTCTATTCCAACGAGTACGTTTTTGGGCAAACCAGGAGGAATGCCAATCCATCTTATAACGCCATATAGATCTTCACACACTCCAGGGTTTGAGACTTCTACAAGGGAACCGATCGCTAGTTCGGTTCCTGGTATTTCGATCAGCGGTTGGTAATCAGCGGCTGTGAAtcctaaaatatataaaaacgaATATATTATTAATCTATCCAGTATTCTTAAATTCGGTTCTTTGGTTAAAACAGCTCCCTAAAGAACTCAAAGTGTCCCTCTGTTTCGTAATCAACCATACCCGGTTCCTCGGGCATGTAATTGGCCGAATAGAATTCGAGCACAGTTAATGGGATGTTGTTGTGGATATCTGAATCAGATGACACTGGTTTTTGGTACAGATTCATTTTTACTATTCGCACAACAGTTTtgttaataattaaaatattttttagcaGCTAAAAGCATTGACAAAGTTCAACACAAATAAAACTCCTCAACAAACTGCATATATCAACTCAGAGCACTGGCGTTTTACGTGAACGTAAATAGAATATATGTATTCGTATGTATTTGGCCGGCGATCTAAAAATACACATGTTTTCTGTGATGTTTAGCAAGATAGCCAAACGAGTAAGGAacttacaaaaaatgtaatatcTAGTCTAATACAGCTGCAAAAGGAGCATTTTGAAATTGCTTGAATTGCTATAATATTGACAAGGAATAAAATTGTCCATGGCCAATTGGCCAAAAAGTCATAATGGAACTTTAAACAGATGtctttttaagaaaaaaaaaagaataatgataataaaaaaCTTCAGTATTGATAACATGATTTCTaggattttaaaaatgtgccatatttgattaaaaaaatagtttcgattgtaaaaataataaaataacacagTTACTTATGCAAATAATCGCCAAATCTTATTAATCGCTaataggtttttttttattgttttgcaAAGATTTGAACTTTAAAAGAAAAAGGGACTTCCCCCTCAAATTATACGTTGTTACTATACAGAATAGCCAATAAAAGATACTTACTTATAGGTTCCTCCGGCTCTACCTTTGTTAATATAGGGGAAGTGGGTTTCAAAATTGTATCCTCGCAACTATTAGGTTCTGTCACCGatttgcttttgttgtttaaGATCATAGCAGCCGCTCCCGCTCTTTTTGGCCAATTTGTTCCAAGAATGTCTGCCAAATCGACGTCCTCGTGATAGGGATTATCAACAGCACCATGGCTGCCATCGCTGTTCCTGAATATTGCAATTGGATTAGATATTTATATCTAATGATATCTTAGCTACTTACTTTAATATTCCATTTTTTCTGTTGGGTATCTTCTTGGGGTAAACATGGGGTTTGTGCTCGCTCTCGTTGGGTAGTTCATAGTTTTCCAGGGAATCCCCAAATCTATTGGTAATGGtcaactttttttctttttcggcTTCATGATCGGATTTGGAATTCATTATTTCCAACTAAAGGCTGCAAAAGAAGAAATAATTAgatataaattataatttgttAAAAGGCAATTTAAAGAGTATCTTATGGGGCACcaacatttatattttacaaaactgattttacatatacatatgtacgtATGTAAGTTTAATGAAAATCAACCTTGATTATTGATGTAACTGCTTGTTTGCACTTGCTTGCATACAACTGTATGTATGTACGTGTAATTGGGTTCTCggaaatcaattttataaacaTTGCCTAGATTCTTTTGCATTAAGTGCTCTTATATTTGCCAAAGGAGACTTCAACAACCAGCAAAATCAATAAACAATAGCGATTCCCTTAGCACTTTTCCCTATTTGACAAAAACAATGACACACAACATCGTCACTACATCGCTTTACAAAGATTGTTGCCGACCGGAATGCCAGGTGAATGGTTCATTTTTACCAAATTTGTATTACAATTCCAGTCCTAAACATATGCTTATAACAAACAAAAAGGATGTTTATATCCTTCAACtatattttagtattatttatgcagTGTGTGTCTTTAAGAATGCGATTGGAATGAGTTCTACATATCGTTATCGATATATAATAAACATTAAGGGTGTTCCTCTAATAGCCTAATTCCATTGTTTCACTTTAAATGACGGAGATCCCACTGCATTCGAAATCTAGCTTGAAAATAAATCATAATTTATACATTTGTTTAGGTATATTTCTGTACCCAATCTCCAAGTTAATAAGTTTCGTTACTTGTTTGTGTTTCAAAAGTTTTGAATCAAAACCTCTCCCACACAGTCGATTTATGTAAATAGCTGGGATTTCTGACAAATGTAGAAGTATGATTCCCACAGAGCACATCCACCATCCGATAACAGCTGACAATATAAACGACAGGGAATCGCGCATTATAAGCCTGTTTTGAGCATTCTCTAGTCTTCAAAACAGTTTAAACTGGAGTGaaagaaaaaatttgtttttttaagaatttagGTTTAGACGATCGCAAATTCGAAATTGGAACAGCCATATCTAAAGGGCCGTGCGTTGAACGGATGGTGGACGAATTTCGGTGGGAGGAGGCTATAAGATTTGACTTAGTAATAAAGTATCTTCAGGCTGTCATTTACCTTTAAgttacacagaaaaaaattaaaccaagattaataaaaaaaactttttttgtatAACAATGCATTTTCTGGCATTCAAAAAGACTACAATTAAGATGGAGGATTTAACTTTCTTAATTTCTAGACTTGATCCAGTTTGAACTTTCCACCCTTGCTGGTGGCATCATTGCGATTAAGTTGGTATAGCAGCCGCTGCTCCAGATGCTTCACTGCAGCGACCGTTAGAACAAGAGTGTCGTGCTTGAGCATGGAATACACGTTTAGGCCAAAGGATGGCATCAGGTTGACATAGCCCAGATCATCGCTGGCCTGGGAAATATTGGCGGGGAACATGTGGTCTCTGGAAACAAAATAATGCATGTAAAAATAGATTTCAAAGTAGTCATCCCTGCTTCCATGCAATACTCACTCGTCCACAATCAAGACGGAGGGTCCCCAGTTTCGTTCGGCAATCAGATCCTTGAGGAACTCTGCATCTCCAGTGGGTATGTCCACATTCTCGATGATGTGCAGATCATCCTGGGCCAGCTTAACGCTCAGCGTGGATGTCAAACCCAAAACCCTTTTGTAGAA is a genomic window of Drosophila suzukii chromosome 2L, CBGP_Dsuzu_IsoJpt1.0, whole genome shotgun sequence containing:
- the CYLD gene encoding ubiquitin carboxyl-terminal hydrolase CYLD isoform X1, whose amino-acid sequence is MNSKSDHEAEKEKKLTITNRFGDSLENYELPNESEHKPHVYPKKIPNRKNGILKNSDGSHGAVDNPYHEDVDLADILGTNWPKRAGAAAMILNNKSKSVTEPNSCEDTILKPTSPILTKVEPEEPIRFTAADYQPLIEIPGTELAIGSLVEVSNPGVCEDLYGVIRWIGIPPGLPKNVLVGIEAEDESNLKNVVTSDGRHNGVRLFTCHDGRAIFVPANRCTADRRFADVDNSISANRVSNNHAKKFGVADCPAIYGSIPPLEIHNSEELASICGKFKGIQGHHNSCYLDATLFSMFTFTSVFDSILYRHPGPQDIRHYSEVQKVLRDEIVNPLRKNVFVRSDRVMKLRELLDQLSSVSGLTCEEKDPEEFLNSLLSQIMRVEPFLKLSSGQDSYFYQLFVEKDEKLTLPSVQQLFEQSFHSSDIKLKEVPSCFIIQMPRFGKNYKMYPRILPSQVLDVTDIIENSPRQCSLCGKLAEYECRDCFGSLQAGSGLECTAFCPKCLKTFHSHAKRTNHVSKKIFSPKEFRIMAEHMVVPRLYMELFAVVCIETSHYVAFVKSGSGPDAPWCFFDSMADRKGEQNGYNIPEITCVPELTQWLSEEGARSINETSTNDKVLPEHAKRIFCDAYMCLYQSTDIMMYH
- the CYLD gene encoding ubiquitin carboxyl-terminal hydrolase CYLD isoform X2; the protein is MNLYQKPVSSDSDIHNNIPLTVLEFYSANYMPEEPGFTAADYQPLIEIPGTELAIGSLVEVSNPGVCEDLYGVIRWIGIPPGLPKNVLVGIEAEDESNLKNVVTSDGRHNGVRLFTCHDGRAIFVPANRCTADRRFADVDNSISANRVSNNHAKKFGVADCPAIYGSIPPLEIHNSEELASICGKFKGIQGHHNSCYLDATLFSMFTFTSVFDSILYRHPGPQDIRHYSEVQKVLRDEIVNPLRKNVFVRSDRVMKLRELLDQLSSVSGLTCEEKDPEEFLNSLLSQIMRVEPFLKLSSGQDSYFYQLFVEKDEKLTLPSVQQLFEQSFHSSDIKLKEVPSCFIIQMPRFGKNYKMYPRILPSQVLDVTDIIENSPRQCSLCGKLAEYECRDCFGSLQAGSGLECTAFCPKCLKTFHSHAKRTNHVSKKIFSPKEFRIMAEHMVVPRLYMELFAVVCIETSHYVAFVKSGSGPDAPWCFFDSMADRKGEQNGYNIPEITCVPELTQWLSEEGARSINETSTNDKVLPEHAKRIFCDAYMCLYQSTDIMMYH